One genomic region from Uloborus diversus isolate 005 chromosome 2, Udiv.v.3.1, whole genome shotgun sequence encodes:
- the LOC129216351 gene encoding U3 small nucleolar ribonucleoprotein protein MPP10-like, translating to MAASMRKQKDHELNLLSRFSELFLSPEEFAEPQTSKVNEVKLITKDLYDNAYFSKSLNDFQTNSLPKLLIDGFDDEQIWQQIDLLNKSAVTQFSKGISNLDAEKVCLKTENSSTAPNAFKPQTHTNEFDELSSASDNEEYAFDGDSDSSVDVSHPSKRDDYAYDDDDDSESSNEYNKTDLRESVTSEDDFEFDTNDKTQEKSNKAVKPLVYKSEVDDQFFKLANLEEFLRLEDLKEEKGFEESSDEEDIDLFQDIPSDDVDDSDSDDGDNITKQKNVGQEMSVPVKVEWVLGKSLSDNAKDTCLLLKGNLKGWNKRI from the exons ATGGCGGCTTCCATGCGTAAGCAAAAGGATCACGAGTTAAATTTACTATCACGTTTTTCTGAACTATTTCTCTCTCCAGAAGAATTTGCAGA aCCTCAAACATCAAAAGTTAATGAAGTAAAGCTTATCACAAAAGATTTGTATGataatgcatatttttcaaaGTCGCTTAATGATTTTCAAACGAATTCATTGCCGAAATTGCTCATTGATGGATTTGATGACGAGCAGATTTGGCAACAAattgatttattaaataaatcaGCTGTTACGCAATTTTCTAAAGGGATATCTAATTTGGATGCAGAGAAAGTTTGTTTGAAAACTGAGAACAGCTCCACAGCTCCAAATGCGTTTAAACCACAAACGCATACAAATGAATTTGACGAATTGTCCAGTGCTAGCGATAATGAAGAGTATGCATTTGATGGTGATTCCGATTCATCAGTTGATGTTTCGCATCCTTCAAAGAGAGATGATTATGcgtatgatgatgatgatgattcaGAGTCATCTAATGAATATAATAAAACAGATCTAAGAGAATCTGTTACATCTGAAGATGATTTTGAATTTGACACCAATGATAAAACTCAGGAGAAGAGTAACAAAGCTGTTAAGCCTTTAGTTTATAAGTCTGAAGTAGACGATCAGTTTTTTAAATTGGCAAATCTAGAGGAATTTTTGCGATTAGAAGACTTAAAAGAAGAGAAGGGATTTGAAGAATCATCTGACGAAGAAGATATTGATCTATTTCAAGATATTCCTTCAGATGATGTTGATGATTCTGATAGTGATGATGGTGACAATATAACAAAGCAGAAAAATGTG GGTCAGGAGATGTCTGTTCCAGTAAAAGTAGAATGGGTACTTGGAAAAAGCCTGAGTGATAACGCAAAGGACACCTGCCTTCTgctaaaaggaaatttaaagggTTGGAATAAAAGAATATAG